In Paenibacillus sp. BIC5C1, a genomic segment contains:
- a CDS encoding helix-turn-helix transcriptional regulator, whose protein sequence is MAKKVVVNIHKLTEKHNISLRELARLSDIRHAALSELQSGKRENINFTHIERIAEALDIDDIREIIEIHED, encoded by the coding sequence ATGGCTAAGAAAGTCGTCGTCAACATTCATAAACTCACGGAAAAACATAATATCTCTTTGCGTGAACTAGCACGATTGTCTGATATCCGACACGCTGCGTTGAGTGAGTTGCAGTCTGGGAAACGAGAGAATATCAATTTTACTCATATTGAGCGGATTGCCGAGGCGTTGGATATAGATGATATAAGAGAGATTATTGAGATTCATGAGGATTAG
- a CDS encoding S-layer homology domain-containing protein yields MNNLTSIKLSENLKTINGGAFDTNHITKLVIPASVTNVASSSFYNNSLTSITVLGDATTFGSGVFASNPSNLKIFGIENSPVAAYASSNGHTFVDGTALFQALSSAKSLLKSKLVGTGVGQVSANAYNDLLSAYDAAMLFIDGIGNATIASDLASAATPLISSIEAFNAQIVQAGNPAALRAAIAAAQQALMDHPQGTNVGQTSAGARTALQSATDAAQQILDNAGNYTQDQLDTVVIKLNAAVQVFNAAVIQAGIPTGLDSAITAAQQALTDHPQGTDVGQTSAGARTALQSATDAAQQILDNAGNYTQDQLDTAVNELNAAVQVFNAAVIQAGIPTGLDSAITAAQQALTDHPQGTDVGQTSAGTRTALETALDAAQQILDNAGDYTQGQLDTAVNELNTAVQVFNAAVIQAGVPTALGAAITVAQQALADHPEGTDVGQTSAGTRTALETVLDAAQQILLNAGNYTQTQLDTVVNELDTAVQVFNTAVIKAGIPTALDSAITAAQQALADHPEGTDVGQTSAGERAALETALDVAQQIFVNTGNYTQDQLDIAVNELDTAVQVFNAAVIQAGIPTALDSAIKAAQQALADHPEGTDVGQTSAGTRTALETALDVAQQILDNGGNYTQDQLNTAVNELDSAVQVFNAAVIQAGIPTALDSAIKAAQQALADHPEGTDVGQTSAGDRATLQTAIDAAQAIADDAENQSQTRLDEATVSLNDAMAVFEAAWVGVVLTAPVNDLYGTRDTLRFTVFYGYEVTVIGTPVVPIRVGDNSVTQTVYASYMGARGEAVTKLTFEFEVPGGLADVDGIEVAAALELPNGASIVRTSSGHSATLTYAAPDVSGIRIASIPPEVALTVVPNGLERKTISVMASVYGVAAGNAMTQLRWLPGSLSEVDFVGGTKGNDILAVPQFTITTNGDYTVYALDKAGNEAVKTITVTGILTPSSSDNGNRPVPSSGNDDRSGTSGTTVKLAPNGGITIVIDPSDIKQVKRSDGTMIEKIILPERTRKQVLELLKDTMKPFVSITIGNREQVVQAQLQADWIADMVKANPNTIIEVRLNDSSYQLRLSAINLIRLAERLDAEISNLTVNIIQELAGEQIREEINRIGVSKGFSVFADVIDYKVMVEANGQMLEVHDYGGSYTIRTIKLDRENTNHNLVAVQYIPENGTVVFVPAKMETGPDGTNEAILNVPHNSLYTVVNVQARTFADLSGHWAKVDIEHLASKLLVNGVAADRFDAEGTVTRAEFSALLVRALGLSVKGSEGSDRFTDVPASAWYASAVNSAVASGLVSGIGSGRFAPNDPITREQMAVLMAGALTFTSHGNGSDGQEGGHLETFTDRDSISSWAQVPVVRVWEDGIMKGMEDGRFAPTENVTRAQAAVILKRFLQNVHFID; encoded by the coding sequence GTGAATAATTTAACATCAATTAAATTATCGGAAAATTTGAAGACGATTAATGGCGGGGCTTTCGACACCAATCACATTACGAAACTTGTCATCCCAGCCAGCGTAACGAATGTCGCCAGTAGTTCATTCTATAATAACAGCTTGACTAGTATAACTGTGTTAGGCGATGCAACAACTTTTGGTTCAGGTGTATTTGCGAGTAATCCGAGCAATCTGAAAATATTTGGTATTGAGAATTCTCCTGTAGCCGCTTATGCGTCAAGCAACGGACATACGTTTGTGGACGGAACGGCGTTATTTCAAGCGCTCTCTAGCGCCAAGTCGTTGTTGAAAAGTAAACTGGTTGGCACCGGCGTAGGACAAGTTTCGGCCAATGCCTACAACGACTTATTGTCAGCCTATGACGCAGCCATGCTTTTTATCGACGGAATCGGGAATGCCACCATCGCCTCCGACCTAGCTAGCGCTGCAACTCCTCTGATCTCTTCAATTGAGGCATTCAATGCTCAAATTGTTCAGGCTGGCAATCCCGCAGCGTTGCGGGCGGCGATTGCGGCGGCGCAGCAAGCATTGATGGATCATCCGCAAGGAACGAATGTAGGGCAGACTTCGGCAGGAGCTCGCACTGCACTGCAATCCGCAACCGATGCAGCGCAGCAGATCCTTGATAACGCGGGCAATTACACACAGGATCAACTGGATACCGTGGTTATCAAGTTAAATGCAGCGGTTCAAGTCTTCAATGCTGCTGTGATACAAGCGGGTATTCCGACTGGACTGGACTCGGCGATCACGGCGGCGCAGCAGGCGTTGACGGATCATCCTCAGGGAACAGATGTAGGGCAAACTTCGGCAGGAGCTCGCACTGCACTGCAATCCGCAACCGATGCAGCGCAGCAGATCCTTGATAACGCGGGCAATTACACACAGGATCAACTGGATACCGCGGTTAACGAGTTAAATGCAGCGGTTCAAGTCTTCAATGCTGCTGTGATACAAGCGGGTATTCCGACTGGACTGGACTCGGCGATCACGGCGGCGCAGCAGGCGTTGACGGATCATCCTCAGGGAACAGATGTAGGGCAAACTTCGGCAGGAACGCGCACCGCGCTGGAAACTGCACTGGATGCGGCGCAGCAGATTCTCGATAACGCGGGCGATTACACGCAGGGTCAACTGGATACCGCGGTTAACGAGTTAAATACAGCGGTCCAAGTTTTTAATGCCGCTGTGATACAAGCGGGTGTTCCGACGGCGCTTGGCGCGGCGATCACGGTTGCGCAGCAGGCGTTAGCAGATCATCCCGAAGGAACGGATGTAGGGCAGACTTCGGCAGGAACGCGCACCGCACTGGAAACTGTGCTAGATGCGGCACAGCAGATTCTCCTTAACGCGGGCAATTACACGCAGACTCAACTAGATACTGTGGTTAACGAGTTAGATACAGCGGTTCAAGTTTTTAATACTGCTGTGATAAAAGCTGGTATTCCGACTGCACTGGACTCGGCGATTACGGCAGCGCAGCAGGCATTGGCAGATCATCCCGAAGGAACGGATGTAGGGCAGACTTCAGCAGGAGAGCGCGCTGCCCTGGAAACTGCACTGGATGTAGCGCAGCAGATTTTTGTTAACACGGGCAATTACACACAGGATCAACTGGATATCGCGGTTAACGAGTTAGATACAGCGGTTCAAGTTTTTAATGCTGCTGTGATACAAGCGGGTATTCCGACTGCACTGGACTCGGCGATTAAGGCAGCGCAGCAGGCATTGGCAGATCATCCCGAAGGAACGGATGTAGGGCAGACTTCGGCAGGAACGCGCACCGCGCTGGAAACTGCACTGGATGTTGCGCAGCAGATTCTCGATAACGGGGGCAATTACACACAGGATCAACTGAATACCGCGGTTAACGAGTTAGATTCAGCGGTTCAAGTCTTTAATGCCGCTGTGATACAAGCGGGCATTCCGACTGCACTGGACTCGGCGATTAAGGCAGCGCAGCAGGCATTGGCAGATCATCCCGAAGGAACGGATGTAGGGCAAACTTCGGCAGGAGATCGCGCTACCCTGCAGACCGCGATAGATGCAGCGCAGGCTATTGCCGACGATGCGGAAAATCAATCTCAGACTCGTTTGGATGAAGCAACTGTCAGTTTGAATGACGCTATGGCGGTGTTTGAAGCCGCTTGGGTGGGAGTGGTGCTAACCGCACCGGTCAATGATTTGTACGGAACGAGAGATACGCTTCGCTTTACAGTATTTTACGGATATGAAGTAACCGTAATAGGGACACCGGTCGTTCCGATCAGGGTTGGAGATAATTCCGTCACTCAGACGGTATATGCCTCATATATGGGAGCACGCGGCGAGGCAGTGACAAAACTTACTTTCGAATTCGAAGTTCCTGGGGGGTTGGCGGATGTTGACGGAATTGAAGTTGCTGCAGCATTGGAGCTCCCAAACGGTGCAAGTATCGTTCGCACCTCTAGCGGGCACTCAGCTACGCTAACTTACGCAGCACCGGACGTGAGCGGAATTCGTATCGCGTCGATCCCGCCCGAGGTTGCCCTGACGGTTGTACCGAACGGATTGGAACGTAAAACGATAAGTGTGATGGCAAGCGTGTATGGGGTGGCTGCGGGAAATGCCATGACGCAGCTCCGTTGGCTGCCTGGAAGTCTTAGTGAAGTTGATTTTGTCGGCGGAACGAAAGGAAACGATATTTTGGCCGTACCTCAATTCACTATTACTACCAACGGCGACTATACGGTTTATGCCCTCGACAAAGCAGGCAATGAAGCAGTGAAAACGATCACTGTAACTGGGATCTTAACTCCGTCTTCGTCGGATAACGGCAATCGACCGGTCCCATCATCGGGTAACGACGATCGATCAGGCACATCTGGGACAACTGTGAAGTTAGCTCCGAATGGTGGGATTACAATTGTTATCGATCCATCCGACATCAAACAAGTCAAACGTTCGGACGGCACGATGATCGAGAAAATCATCCTCCCTGAACGGACGAGGAAGCAAGTGCTGGAACTCTTGAAAGATACGATGAAACCGTTTGTCAGCATTACAATCGGCAATCGGGAGCAAGTAGTACAGGCACAGCTTCAAGCTGACTGGATCGCGGATATGGTCAAAGCTAATCCTAATACAATTATAGAGGTGAGGTTGAACGATTCTAGCTACCAATTACGGTTAAGCGCAATCAATCTGATCCGCTTGGCGGAGCGTCTCGATGCGGAAATATCGAATTTGACCGTGAACATCATACAGGAGTTGGCCGGTGAGCAAATTCGGGAAGAGATCAATCGGATCGGCGTTTCCAAAGGTTTTTCTGTTTTCGCTGACGTTATTGACTACAAGGTGATGGTCGAAGCAAACGGGCAAATGTTGGAGGTGCACGACTATGGCGGATCGTACACGATTCGTACCATTAAGTTGGACCGAGAGAACACAAATCATAACCTGGTTGCCGTTCAGTATATCCCGGAGAACGGAACCGTCGTGTTTGTTCCAGCAAAGATGGAAACCGGTCCAGACGGCACTAATGAAGCGATTCTGAACGTGCCACATAACAGCTTATACACAGTCGTAAATGTGCAAGCCCGAACCTTCGCCGATTTAAGTGGACATTGGGCGAAAGTGGATATAGAGCATCTGGCGTCCAAACTGCTGGTGAACGGCGTGGCTGCTGACCGTTTTGATGCAGAGGGAACCGTTACACGAGCGGAATTCTCAGCCTTGCTCGTTCGTGCACTAGGGCTATCCGTGAAGGGGAGCGAGGGCAGTGATCGTTTTACGGATGTCCCTGCATCCGCATGGTATGCATCTGCAGTAAATTCGGCAGTGGCTAGCGGGCTGGTTAGCGGCATCGGTTCCGGCCGTTTTGCGCCTAACGATCCAATTACTCGCGAGCAAATGGCTGTTTTGATGGCTGGCGCTTTAACCTTCACCAGCCATGGAAACGGTAGTGATGGGCAAGAGGGAGGCCATCTGGAAACTTTCACGGATCGAGACTCCATTTCTTCCTGGGCGCAGGTTCCAGTAGTCCGGGTATGGGAAGACGGCATAATGAAAGGGATGGAGGACGGACGCTTTGCCCCGACGGAGAATGTAACGAGGGCGCAGGCAGCGGTTATACTGAAAAGGTTCCTGCAAAATGTACATTTTATCGATTAA
- a CDS encoding IS4 family transposase: MLQQHSLSDQSRFSKLFASLHIGKALRHAGISKSFGLSSLAIFRIVFSLVFEGKNWFRLLESNRGADLPGKDVIYRFLNQSSFAWRRFLQTLSLQIVRYFETLISSKRVRVFIVDDSVLSRNRSKKAELLARVFDHSAGRYIKGYTMLTLGWSDGFSFAPLDFVMLSSAKLANRFCEMASHLSKRSHGYKRRIESFSRKPDAVVGLLDRALKASFTADYVLMDSWFTQVPLLRELTARGLPVIGMIKEMKQRYLVQGQRMTLGAVFQSLPKSSSKDIKGSVVVHTSCGLPVKLVFVRNRNKRREWLTILSTDVTLDAAEIVRIYGMRWSIETFFKVTKSYLKLGTEFQGRSFDQLISHTTVVFSRYLAMEYERRETNDDRTLGGLFFLFADEVRDLDFQTALQQLMRLFLDMSQAKTKTNKMDVFCQLQEWISGLPSYIKGLFGDLSCES, encoded by the coding sequence ATGTTACAACAACATTCCCTGTCTGACCAGTCTCGTTTTTCTAAACTTTTTGCTTCACTTCACATCGGGAAAGCTTTGCGGCATGCAGGGATTTCCAAATCGTTTGGTCTTTCGAGTTTAGCTATTTTTCGAATCGTGTTCTCCTTGGTTTTTGAAGGGAAGAACTGGTTTCGCCTGTTGGAGAGTAACCGCGGAGCCGATCTGCCAGGTAAAGATGTCATCTATCGATTCTTGAATCAATCTTCCTTTGCTTGGCGGCGATTTTTGCAGACATTAAGTCTCCAGATCGTACGCTATTTTGAAACGCTCATTTCCTCCAAACGCGTACGTGTATTTATTGTGGATGATTCGGTGCTCAGCCGAAACCGGAGTAAAAAAGCAGAACTGCTGGCACGTGTGTTTGACCATTCTGCAGGCAGGTACATCAAAGGCTACACGATGCTCACACTCGGCTGGTCGGACGGTTTTAGCTTTGCACCGCTCGATTTTGTCATGCTGTCTTCCGCCAAACTGGCCAATCGTTTTTGCGAAATGGCCTCCCATCTCTCGAAACGCAGCCATGGATACAAACGCCGAATAGAGTCTTTTTCTCGGAAGCCCGATGCCGTTGTGGGCTTGTTAGATCGGGCGTTAAAAGCCAGCTTCACGGCGGATTATGTTTTGATGGACAGCTGGTTTACGCAGGTTCCATTACTTCGCGAGCTCACAGCCAGAGGTCTGCCGGTGATTGGAATGATTAAAGAAATGAAGCAACGGTATCTCGTACAGGGACAGCGTATGACGCTAGGTGCTGTGTTTCAAAGCCTGCCTAAATCGAGTTCAAAAGACATCAAAGGCTCCGTGGTCGTACATACGTCGTGCGGTCTGCCCGTGAAGCTTGTTTTTGTGCGCAATCGGAATAAAAGACGGGAATGGCTTACCATTTTAAGTACAGACGTCACGCTGGATGCGGCAGAAATTGTACGAATTTACGGCATGCGTTGGAGTATTGAGACCTTTTTTAAAGTGACCAAAAGCTATTTAAAACTAGGAACCGAATTTCAGGGCCGTTCCTTCGACCAACTGATTAGCCACACGACGGTTGTATTCAGCCGTTATTTAGCGATGGAATACGAACGACGCGAAACCAATGATGACCGAACCCTGGGAGGACTCTTTTTCCTCTTTGCCGATGAGGTTCGGGATCTGGACTTTCAAACCGCGCTTCAGCAGCTGATGCGTTTATTTCTCGACATGTCTCAAGCGAAAACGAAAACGAACAAAATGGACGTTTTTTGTCAACTACAAGAATGGATCTCCGGTTTACCCAGCTATATCAAGGGTTTGTTTGGAGATTTAAGCTGCGAAAGTTGA
- a CDS encoding leucine-rich repeat domain-containing protein has translation MKKTAICLLIVIFTFGTSFSQILPVHAAENDFTFTIGPNGATVTDYKGTDLNVVIPDEYEGTSVTEIGRAAFDTYNTGKPRITSVVIPDTVKVIQTYGFRYTSLTSIELPDGLLTIGSSAFENNPLTTVVFPDSVTMIGNYSFYMNNSTFAA, from the coding sequence ATGAAAAAAACAGCCATATGTCTATTAATTGTAATATTTACGTTTGGGACTTCATTCTCACAGATTCTGCCTGTCCATGCAGCTGAGAACGATTTTACTTTTACAATCGGCCCCAATGGCGCAACGGTTACGGACTACAAGGGTACGGATCTGAATGTAGTTATTCCCGATGAGTATGAGGGAACTTCGGTAACTGAAATTGGGAGAGCAGCATTTGATACGTATAATACAGGCAAACCTAGAATTACGAGCGTCGTGATTCCGGACACTGTGAAGGTCATTCAAACGTATGGCTTCCGTTATACCAGCCTCACTTCCATAGAACTTCCAGACGGTTTGTTAACGATCGGCTCCAGCGCATTTGAGAACAATCCGCTTACAACAGTCGTTTTTCCGGATAGTGTGACGATGATCGGCAATTATTCTTTTTATATGAATAACTCAACTTTCGCAGCTTAA
- a CDS encoding TetR/AcrR family transcriptional regulator produces MVQAKKDEVRKEIEYAALKVFFEKGYADAKMSDIADEINISVGNIYTYFKNKKELFYAVVPPDLVDYLKNVLVDTIHFDNQTLFEEADSERKSALLQEQVDVLRKYRNQIVIIFEKNKGTIYTNAKNELVELMIETKKAYLKNQYKRYEIGTEENLILLNILAHNVIDMNLDLLKRDMSEDSRKQIFEALYVYRLYGMKSLNE; encoded by the coding sequence ATGGTGCAAGCCAAGAAAGACGAAGTCAGGAAAGAGATTGAATATGCGGCGCTCAAAGTCTTTTTTGAAAAAGGCTATGCGGATGCCAAGATGAGCGATATCGCGGATGAGATCAATATTTCCGTGGGCAATATCTATACTTATTTTAAGAATAAAAAAGAACTCTTCTACGCCGTCGTGCCACCGGATCTGGTGGATTATCTGAAGAATGTGTTGGTGGATACGATTCACTTTGATAATCAAACCCTGTTCGAGGAAGCAGATAGCGAGCGAAAGTCGGCGCTGTTGCAGGAACAGGTGGATGTATTGCGTAAATATCGGAATCAGATCGTCATTATCTTCGAAAAGAATAAAGGTACGATTTACACCAACGCCAAGAACGAACTTGTCGAGCTAATGATTGAAACCAAGAAGGCCTATCTGAAGAATCAATATAAACGGTATGAGATTGGCACCGAGGAGAACTTGATCTTGCTGAACATTCTCGCGCATAATGTGATCGACATGAACCTTGATCTATTAAAGCGAGATATGAGTGAGGACAGCCGGAAGCAAATATTTGAAGCGTTGTATGTATACAGACTGTACGGTATGAAGAGCCTCAACGAATAA